CAGAACCTGCCGGTGCTGCTGGCGCTGATTGGTATCTGGTACAACAATTTCTTTGGGGCTGAAACCGAAGCGATTCTGCCTTACGACCAGTACATGCACCGCTTTGCCGCCTATTTCCAGCAGGGAAACATGGAATCAAACGGCAAGTATGTGGATCGCACCGGTCATCCGGTGGACTACCAGACTGGCCCAATCATCTGGGGCGAACCTGGCACCAACGGTCAGCACGCGTTTTATCAGCTGATCCATCAGGGTACCAAGCTGGTTCCGTGTGACTTCATTGCCCCGGCGATTACCCATAACGCGCTCACCGATCACCATCCGAAGCTGCTTTCTAACTTCTTTGCCCAGACCGAAGCGCTGGCGTTTGGTAAGTCACGCGACGTTGTCGAGAAAGAGTTTACCGATGCCGGTAAATCTGCAGAGTCAGTGGCCCACATCGTGCCGTTCAAGGTGTTCGAAGGTAACCGCCCGACTAACTCCATCCTGCTGCGTGAGATTACCCCCTATAGCCTCGGGGCGCTGATTGCCCTGTACGAGCACAAAATCTTCACGCAGGGCGCTATCCTGAATATCTTCACCTTCGATCAGTGGGGTGTGGAATTAGGTAAGCAACTGGCGAATCGTATTCTGCCGGAACTGGAAAATGAGGACGAAATTACCACTCATGACAGTTCCACTAATGCCTTAATTAACCGCTATAAAGCCTGGCGTTAATCGGCATTCATTTTATCGGGCGGCAACGTTGCCGCCCTTTTTTTGTCTGTTTTAACGCCTCATTGGGTAATTTATCGATTAAGCGATAACCTCCGGCGCGGGAAAATTCTTAAAACACCCTAAGATAATTCTGAACATCGGCTCAGGAAACAGCGCGAAATACAGTTTAAAATGGATCTGAAAAACGGGCGTTTATAGTGTTAGCCGTTGATTTGTAATCCTATTTAATTTCAGCCTTCCTGAGTAAATTCTGATTATTCTTATTCCGTACCAGATATTAATAAAAAAGAACATTACGCTTTGCATTACCCTTAGCTGCAGCGAAATATAGGGTATCAGCCGGAAATACTCCGATATAAAAAGTAGTTATCCCCAATATCACTGATTAAATCACGTCATTGACCCGCCTTTTGCCCTGGTTTTTATGGCACTGAACTCTGATATTTTGTTGCCCTATAATGAACGCGCCCGCAATGGGACTGTCCGTCGCACTGGTCGCAGCCTGTCTGCATAGCCATTGTCGCCGGTCAGAGATCCTTCATTCACTCAATGCAGGAAACGTTGTTATGAAAAAAACTATGGTTGCCGGTGCAGCCTTGATCCTCGTTGCCGTCTCCTCAAGCGCATTTGCTGCGCCGCAGGAAGCAGGTGACGCAGGTACTGCAGCAGGCGCGCAGGCGGGAGCAATCTCTGCTGGCGCATCTACCGCTGTCGGTATCGGCGCACTTGGCGCGTTGGTCGGGCTCGGCATTGCCGCTTCTGGCGGTGGTGACGGTGCAAATACCGGTACAACAACCACAACCACAACGAGCACCACACGTTGATGGTTGCCCGATACGCGTCTGACTGCTGACTGGCAGCAAACGGGCAGAGGCTGAACCACTGACTTCAGTAAGTGATGACGCTGAGCTTCGTAAACTGTTTCTCTGCGGCCAGACGGGACGGGCAAAGCACCTTTAAACATAACCACACGCCTGTGTGGTTATTTTTACTTTGGCATGACTTATCAGGGACACACAGTGCGCCGACTTCCTCTGCTGCTCGCTTGCCTGCTGCTGCAGGCCTGTACACAAACGCAAAAAGGTCTTGAACAGACTTTGCTGCTCGCGGTTAACGGTCCGGATGACGTCACCGTCACCGATCAACAGGTCAACAATCTTCCTTATGCCAGTCTCTATGCTCGTCTGAATGAAGGTCCGCGCATTTTTGTGGTGCTGGGCTACAGCGAGAAGGGGCAGCAGAAATGGGTAACGCAGGATCAGGCGATGCTGGTGACACAGCATGGCCGTCTGGTGAAAACCCTGGGCTTACCCGATAACCTGCTGAGCGTCAGCAATCTGCAACAGGATCCGCTCGCTGACAGCCTGCATATCAGCAACGGTGCGAGCTGGACCCGCATCGTGCAGTGGACCGAGCAGGACAAGGTTCGCGGCGCGACCGTGCGTTCTACCTTCCAGCGTGGCACCGACGAAGTGCTGACCGTGGCGGGCAACCGCATTCCGTGCCGTGTCTGGCATGAGCAGGTGAGCATCGACAGCAGTAACCGCGAGTGGGAAAACACCTTCTGGATCGATAACAGCAGCGGCGATGTGGTGCAGGCCCATCAGATGCTGGCGGCCGATGCCTTCCCTGTCGATATCACTATTCTGAAGCCGGCGAAATCATGAAAAAAATCACTATTTTGCTGGCCGGGCTGAGCCTGTTCAGCGCCGCAGGGGCGCAGGCAGCTGCGCAGGTTACTGTCCATGCACCCCACAACGGCGGTCAGGCTGAGCTGAGTCAGGTCGCGGATCTCTCACAGCTGGTGACGCTGCCTCCGCTGCAGATCAACACGGACTGGCGCAGTACCTTTATTGCCGAGCGCGGTGCCACCGCAGTGGCACA
This genomic window from Pantoea sp. Lij88 contains:
- the yjbE gene encoding exopolysaccharide production protein YjbE, giving the protein MKKTMVAGAALILVAVSSSAFAAPQEAGDAGTAAGAQAGAISAGASTAVGIGALGALVGLGIAASGGGDGANTGTTTTTTTSTTR
- a CDS encoding YjbF family lipoprotein: MRRLPLLLACLLLQACTQTQKGLEQTLLLAVNGPDDVTVTDQQVNNLPYASLYARLNEGPRIFVVLGYSEKGQQKWVTQDQAMLVTQHGRLVKTLGLPDNLLSVSNLQQDPLADSLHISNGASWTRIVQWTEQDKVRGATVRSTFQRGTDEVLTVAGNRIPCRVWHEQVSIDSSNREWENTFWIDNSSGDVVQAHQMLAADAFPVDITILKPAKS